A stretch of the Polyangiaceae bacterium genome encodes the following:
- the ftcD gene encoding glutamate formimidoyltransferase, translated as MTQPIIECVPNFSEGRDAAVIEDITGAIAAVPGAWLLDVDPGKATNRTVVTLVGAPDAVLDAAVAGAKRAAELIDMRKHRGEHPRFGALDVCPLVPVAGISMAETVVLARRLAERLAEEVGLTVYCYEQAAFREERRNLAQVREGEYEALAARLARPEHKPDFGPAAFNAKSGATAVGARDFLVAYNVNLNTTSTRRANAIAFDVREKGRERLDPKTMKPVRDAQGDAIWDPGSLRAVKGIGWFIEELGIAQVSLNLTDIGVTPVHVAFDEVCRRAEARGVRVTGSELVGVIPMRAMLDAGRYFLQKQQRSLGVSDAELIKIAIKSLGLNDLYPFEPEKKIVELAIAARQGSPARRLVDRTLQGFVEETASESPAPGGGSVAAALGALGAALGTMVANLSAHKRGWDARWEEFSGWAERGKAHSVRLLELVDEDTRAFNAVMDCFGMPKGTETEKAERKRAIERATLNAIQVPLSVMREALAAMEVIGKMAEIGNPASVSDAGVGALCARSAVMGAHLNVKINASGVSDKATLGPLLSEALEIERRACEAERAILAAVEAKL; from the coding sequence ATGACGCAGCCCATCATCGAGTGTGTTCCCAACTTCAGCGAGGGTCGTGACGCCGCGGTGATCGAGGACATCACCGGCGCCATCGCCGCCGTTCCGGGCGCGTGGTTGCTCGACGTCGATCCGGGCAAGGCGACCAACCGCACCGTGGTCACGCTGGTGGGCGCGCCGGACGCCGTGCTCGACGCGGCGGTGGCCGGGGCGAAGCGCGCGGCGGAGCTCATCGACATGCGCAAGCACCGCGGGGAGCACCCGCGTTTCGGCGCGCTCGACGTCTGCCCGCTGGTGCCGGTAGCGGGCATCAGCATGGCGGAGACCGTGGTGCTCGCGCGCCGGCTCGCCGAGCGTCTGGCCGAGGAGGTGGGCCTGACCGTCTACTGCTACGAGCAGGCCGCGTTCCGCGAGGAGCGGCGCAACCTGGCCCAGGTGCGCGAGGGCGAATACGAGGCGCTGGCGGCTCGCCTGGCCCGGCCCGAGCACAAGCCCGACTTCGGCCCCGCCGCCTTCAACGCGAAGAGCGGCGCGACGGCGGTCGGCGCCCGCGACTTCCTGGTGGCCTACAACGTGAACCTGAACACGACCTCGACCCGGCGCGCCAACGCCATCGCCTTCGACGTGCGCGAGAAGGGCCGCGAGCGTCTGGATCCGAAGACGATGAAGCCGGTGCGCGACGCGCAGGGCGACGCCATCTGGGATCCGGGCTCGCTCCGGGCGGTCAAGGGGATCGGCTGGTTCATCGAGGAGCTGGGCATCGCGCAGGTGTCCCTGAACCTCACGGACATCGGCGTCACGCCGGTGCACGTGGCGTTCGACGAGGTGTGCCGGCGCGCCGAGGCGCGAGGGGTGCGAGTGACCGGCTCGGAGCTGGTCGGCGTGATCCCCATGCGGGCGATGCTGGACGCCGGCCGCTACTTCCTGCAGAAGCAGCAGCGCTCGCTCGGGGTCTCGGACGCCGAGCTGATCAAGATCGCCATCAAGTCGCTGGGGCTGAACGACCTGTACCCGTTCGAGCCCGAGAAGAAGATCGTGGAGCTGGCCATCGCGGCGCGGCAGGGCAGCCCCGCGCGACGCCTGGTCGATCGCACGCTGCAGGGCTTCGTCGAGGAGACCGCCAGCGAGTCTCCGGCCCCCGGCGGCGGCTCGGTGGCGGCCGCGCTCGGCGCCCTCGGCGCAGCGCTCGGCACCATGGTGGCGAACCTGTCCGCGCACAAGCGCGGCTGGGACGCGCGCTGGGAGGAGTTCTCGGGCTGGGCGGAGCGCGGCAAGGCCCACTCCGTCCGCCTGCTCGAGCTGGTGGACGAGGACACGCGGGCCTTCAACGCGGTGATGGACTGCTTCGGTATGCCCAAGGGGACCGAGACCGAAAAGGCCGAGCGCAAGCGCGCCATCGAGCGCGCGACCCTGAACGCCATCCAGGTCCCGCTCTCGGTCATGCGCGAGGCGCTGGCTGCGATGGAGGTGATCGGGAAGATGGCCGAGATCGGCAACCCCGCTTCGGTGTCGGATGCCGGCGTGGGCGCGCTCTGCGCGCGCTCCGCCGTGATGGGCGCGCACCTCAACGTGAAGATCAACGCGAGCGGCGTCTCGGACAAGGCCACGCTCGGCCCGCTCTTGAGCGAGGCGCTGGAGATCGAGCGACGCGCGTGCGAGGCGGAGCGCGCCATCCTCGCCGCGGTCGAAGCCAAGCTCTGA
- a CDS encoding sulfatase-like hydrolase/transferase, with protein sequence MRIPARRSAHRTRRRLLAAGVLVLPGVSLLALDFARRPGFLSGLRGVELWTYLGTSAGAALLWASLLVVAAGRRGRARRVGAWVFTLLFSLAFAVQHAFLSRYRVYVNIEPLIFVEPIPLGVLAALPLGSSLLLPLLGLGVLAALALVWLARRTLRPSRGWRTRAPALASVAVVAAFAAPVSPPVPRQAAAPELMYLHGVAVLVNDRLRRQVRDVKPTIVRVQRRTPEAVPPLNATPPSKRNVILLLQEAQRADVTCIAYAPDCALATRATNRLTPGRLPFHQVRAAGSSTAVAVAVLWSGIDPTETFERLHSAPLLWEYARAAGYDGAYWTSQNLMFGNARLWVQDLPLTSFATGTDIDPHCDTLTGADDQKLVDHVIAELPKLTEPYFAVVHFSNIHRPRVVDPNHAPFQPTNLEDKGPGGRMRNNHYKNAVYLSDLAVARLVEHVRSTEAGKRTVLFYTADHGEAYGEHRNENDHSSTVFDEEIRVPQWIDAPGGTLSEREISGYRQNEEALISQYDQAATLLDLLGVWDDPALGPFRQRMLGTTAARPIPERPLPLTNVSWVWEYHRPNWGMMLGPLKVLAQIEDPEYQCFDVLKDPAEKHDLGAAACAGLIAEANRTFGMLPKDMRRLRDRPDFGRSGERGAGPR encoded by the coding sequence TTGCGGATCCCTGCGCGGCGCAGTGCCCACCGGACGCGGCGACGCCTGCTCGCAGCCGGCGTCCTCGTGCTGCCTGGTGTGTCGCTGCTGGCGCTGGACTTCGCGCGGCGCCCGGGCTTCCTGAGCGGGCTCCGAGGTGTCGAGCTCTGGACGTACCTCGGGACGAGCGCGGGGGCCGCGCTGCTCTGGGCATCGCTGCTCGTGGTCGCCGCCGGTCGGCGCGGTCGGGCACGCCGAGTCGGCGCGTGGGTGTTCACGCTCCTGTTCAGCCTCGCGTTCGCCGTTCAGCACGCCTTCCTCAGCCGCTATCGCGTCTACGTCAACATCGAGCCCTTGATCTTCGTCGAGCCGATCCCGCTCGGCGTGCTCGCGGCGCTGCCGCTCGGGAGCTCGCTCCTGCTGCCGTTGCTCGGGCTCGGCGTGCTCGCCGCGCTCGCGCTGGTGTGGCTCGCGCGCAGGACCCTGCGTCCGTCCCGCGGCTGGCGCACGCGGGCGCCGGCGCTGGCGTCGGTCGCCGTGGTCGCCGCGTTCGCCGCGCCGGTGAGCCCGCCGGTTCCGCGGCAGGCCGCCGCCCCCGAGCTCATGTACCTCCACGGCGTCGCCGTGCTGGTGAACGACCGGCTCAGGCGCCAGGTCCGGGACGTGAAGCCGACCATCGTCCGGGTGCAGCGTCGCACTCCGGAGGCGGTCCCGCCGCTGAACGCCACCCCACCGTCCAAGCGCAACGTCATCCTGCTCTTGCAGGAGGCTCAGCGGGCGGACGTGACCTGCATCGCTTACGCGCCGGACTGCGCGCTGGCCACCCGCGCGACGAATCGGCTCACGCCGGGGCGCTTGCCGTTCCATCAGGTCCGGGCCGCCGGCTCGTCCACGGCGGTGGCGGTCGCGGTGCTCTGGTCCGGCATCGACCCGACGGAGACCTTCGAGCGGCTGCACTCCGCTCCGCTGCTCTGGGAGTACGCGCGCGCCGCGGGGTACGACGGCGCCTACTGGACCAGTCAGAACCTGATGTTCGGCAACGCCCGGCTCTGGGTGCAGGACCTGCCGCTCACCTCGTTCGCCACCGGCACGGACATCGATCCGCACTGCGACACCCTGACCGGTGCCGACGATCAGAAGCTGGTCGATCACGTCATTGCCGAGCTGCCGAAGCTGACGGAGCCCTACTTCGCCGTCGTACACTTCTCCAACATCCATCGGCCGCGGGTCGTCGATCCGAACCACGCGCCGTTCCAGCCCACGAACCTGGAGGACAAGGGGCCCGGGGGCCGGATGCGCAACAACCACTACAAGAATGCGGTCTACCTGTCGGACCTCGCGGTCGCGCGCCTCGTGGAGCACGTCCGCTCCACGGAGGCCGGCAAGCGCACGGTGCTCTTCTACACCGCCGACCACGGCGAGGCGTACGGCGAGCACCGGAACGAGAACGACCACTCATCGACGGTGTTCGACGAGGAGATCCGCGTGCCGCAGTGGATCGACGCGCCCGGGGGGACGCTCTCGGAACGGGAGATCTCCGGCTACCGGCAGAACGAGGAAGCGCTGATCAGCCAGTACGATCAGGCCGCGACCTTGCTCGACCTGCTCGGGGTCTGGGACGATCCGGCGCTCGGGCCGTTTCGCCAGCGCATGCTGGGAACGACCGCCGCGAGGCCCATCCCCGAGCGCCCCCTGCCGCTCACGAACGTGTCGTGGGTGTGGGAGTACCACCGACCCAACTGGGGCATGATGCTCGGTCCGTTGAAGGTGCTCGCCCAGATCGAGGATCCCGAGTACCAGTGCTTCGACGTGCTGAAGGACCCGGCGGAGAAGCACGACCTGGGTGCCGCGGCGTGCGCCGGGCTGATCGCGGAGGCGAATCGCACGTTCGGCATGCTGCCGAAGGACATGCGCCGCCTGCGCGATCGACCGGACTTCGGACGCTCGGGCGAACGCGGTGCCGGACCGCGCTGA
- a CDS encoding PEGA domain-containing protein, with product MTAPHRPASNRIVAAVMAGLLAWTSPLAVRAQPADAPPAPSTPASLSESLTGAAKSAFDQGKLLFEDGDFAGAKLKFDKAYQESKDPRLLWNMAACEKGLRNYGKLLTLLERYLGEGDERVTEEARARAIELRKTIKGFVSELTVTVDQPGAKVSIDGEELGASPLPGPVRVNQTSRVLRVTKAGFAAFEQPLKLEGGAATSVNVTLKKESTQARLRVTAGEGQRIVLDGRDVGTGEWEGHLKPGSHTLQVSAPGMRTFRSEFLLEPNQAKVTRVSLDALPKDSGSSLPWILGGAALLVGLGVGGYFLLKKDDEKKVPDAPGSIPPGQVFLSF from the coding sequence ATGACCGCGCCGCACCGTCCTGCCTCGAACCGCATCGTGGCCGCCGTGATGGCCGGGCTTCTGGCTTGGACGTCACCCCTGGCCGTCAGGGCGCAGCCGGCCGACGCGCCGCCGGCTCCGAGCACGCCGGCGTCGCTGTCCGAATCGCTCACGGGTGCCGCGAAATCCGCGTTCGACCAGGGGAAGCTGCTGTTCGAGGATGGCGATTTCGCCGGTGCGAAGCTGAAGTTCGACAAGGCGTATCAAGAGTCCAAGGACCCGCGCCTGCTCTGGAACATGGCCGCCTGTGAGAAGGGGCTCAGGAACTACGGCAAGCTCCTGACGCTCCTCGAGCGCTACCTGGGTGAAGGAGACGAGCGCGTCACGGAAGAAGCCCGAGCGCGCGCCATCGAGCTCAGGAAGACCATCAAGGGTTTCGTCAGCGAGCTCACGGTCACGGTCGATCAGCCCGGCGCCAAAGTCAGCATCGACGGCGAGGAGCTGGGCGCCTCGCCGCTGCCTGGCCCCGTGCGCGTCAACCAGACCAGCCGCGTGCTGCGCGTCACCAAGGCCGGCTTCGCTGCCTTCGAGCAGCCGCTGAAGCTCGAAGGCGGTGCCGCGACGAGCGTCAACGTGACGCTGAAGAAAGAGAGCACGCAGGCGCGCTTGCGCGTGACCGCCGGCGAGGGCCAGCGGATCGTGCTCGACGGTCGTGACGTGGGCACCGGCGAGTGGGAGGGGCACCTCAAGCCCGGCTCCCACACCCTGCAGGTGAGCGCGCCAGGCATGCGTACGTTCCGCTCCGAGTTTCTGCTCGAGCCGAATCAGGCCAAGGTCACGCGCGTCTCGCTCGACGCGCTCCCGAAGGACTCGGGGAGCTCGCTGCCCTGGATCCTCGGCGGCGCGGCGCTGCTCGTGGGGCTCGGCGTGGGGGGCTACTTCCTCTTGAAGAAGGACGACGAGAAGAAGGTACCGGACGCGCCCGGGTCCATTCCCCCGGGGCAGGTCTTTCTCTCGTTCTGA
- a CDS encoding endonuclease/exonuclease/phosphatase family protein, with amino-acid sequence MRAGAWLPLCLGLWACGSESAETPAEDACPNVAATPKDAAFTRIQDAHAQDDPTLTRLCQEGAKPPAELANPWDLHCDIASGRRAQVDEDAPPPERLRIVEWNIHFGTELAKVQALLSQHPVLSTADVLLLVEVDRGCDRSGKLDVARELGSSLGMDWVFGVEFVEHAQGGCEEGNAILSKRALGNPVHRFHDVGDVARGELHAPYDWSLDADEPRTGRRSFVGADLRFGKGLLHVVSAHLENRSDAPERAGQVGEIVALLGALPRREACVAGDFNVFPNIGSAVVDQPLFDVMSASCFENPHGDMPDAERRTRPNLNYQIDFTYLRGLKVLGRGVVNDLADVPSDHYPVWVDVAP; translated from the coding sequence GTGAGAGCCGGCGCCTGGCTCCCGCTCTGCCTCGGCCTCTGGGCCTGCGGCTCCGAGTCGGCGGAGACGCCCGCGGAAGATGCCTGCCCGAACGTCGCGGCGACGCCGAAGGACGCAGCGTTCACGCGCATCCAAGACGCGCACGCCCAGGACGACCCGACGCTGACGCGGCTCTGCCAGGAGGGGGCAAAGCCGCCGGCCGAGCTCGCCAATCCCTGGGATCTGCACTGCGACATCGCTTCGGGGAGGAGGGCTCAGGTGGACGAGGACGCGCCGCCACCCGAGCGCCTGCGCATCGTCGAGTGGAACATCCACTTCGGAACCGAGCTGGCGAAGGTGCAGGCGCTGCTCTCGCAGCACCCCGTTCTGTCCACGGCGGACGTGCTGCTCCTGGTCGAGGTGGACCGCGGCTGCGATCGCTCGGGGAAGCTCGACGTCGCGCGGGAGCTCGGCTCGAGCTTGGGTATGGACTGGGTGTTCGGGGTGGAGTTCGTCGAGCACGCGCAAGGCGGCTGCGAAGAGGGTAACGCCATCCTGTCGAAGCGGGCGCTGGGTAACCCCGTGCACCGGTTCCACGACGTGGGCGACGTCGCGCGGGGCGAGCTCCACGCGCCTTACGACTGGTCCCTGGACGCCGACGAGCCGCGCACCGGCCGCCGCTCGTTCGTCGGCGCCGATCTGCGCTTCGGGAAGGGGTTGCTCCACGTGGTGTCGGCGCACCTGGAGAACCGCTCCGACGCGCCCGAGCGCGCCGGACAGGTCGGCGAGATCGTGGCGCTGCTCGGCGCGCTGCCGCGCCGAGAGGCCTGCGTGGCGGGGGACTTCAACGTGTTCCCGAACATCGGCAGCGCCGTGGTGGACCAGCCCTTGTTCGACGTGATGAGCGCGTCGTGCTTCGAGAACCCGCACGGCGACATGCCGGACGCGGAGCGCCGGACCCGCCCCAACCTCAACTACCAGATCGACTTCACCTACCTGCGCGGGCTGAAGGTCCTCGGGCGCGGCGTGGTCAACGATCTCGCCGACGTGCCCAGCGACCACTACCCGGTCTGGGTGGACGTGGCGCCCTAG
- a CDS encoding FKBP-type peptidyl-prolyl cis-trans isomerase, with translation MARTFVLALLLAGCATSPANPASPAPPAPAPAPTLVVPEPTNASADDDLPAPERSAARTTPSGLQVEELTLGSGVMAEPGKRVRLHYVGTLEDGTVFDSTRERGTPFEAELGKGHLIKGFEEGVAGMKVGGVRRLTIPPELGYGERAMAKIPANATLIFEVELLEVR, from the coding sequence ATGGCGAGGACCTTCGTGCTGGCTCTCCTGCTCGCGGGCTGCGCGACGAGCCCCGCCAACCCGGCGAGCCCCGCGCCACCGGCCCCCGCGCCCGCGCCGACGCTGGTCGTGCCGGAGCCGACGAACGCTTCGGCGGACGACGACCTGCCGGCTCCGGAACGCTCCGCCGCACGCACGACCCCGAGCGGCCTCCAGGTCGAGGAGCTCACGCTCGGCTCCGGTGTCATGGCGGAGCCCGGCAAACGCGTGCGCCTGCACTACGTCGGGACGCTGGAGGACGGCACGGTGTTCGACTCGACGCGCGAGCGCGGCACACCCTTCGAGGCCGAGCTGGGCAAGGGTCACCTGATCAAGGGTTTCGAAGAGGGCGTCGCCGGCATGAAGGTCGGCGGAGTGCGCCGGCTCACCATTCCCCCCGAGCTCGGCTACGGCGAGCGCGCGATGGCGAAGATCCCAGCGAACGCGACGCTGATCTTCGAGGTCGAACTGCTCGAGGTGCGCTAG
- a CDS encoding protein kinase, which yields MSGDADPQPSIAAPVRPGDVLAKKYRITRVLGAGGMGVVVAAEDVELDRAVAVKFLSPEGAANPNIVARFKREARAAVKITSEHVAKVIEVGQLDGGEPYIVMELLEGSDLADRVAAGPLPVEDALDYVLQACEAIAEAHSKGIVHRDLKPANLFLTKRADGSPCVKVLDFGISSMSGPNAPDHALTRTGAIMGSPFYMSPEQAKSARTADGRSDIWSLGAVLFELLAGRPPFLGETMGELIAAILTEEPKPLRALRPDAPEGLEAVVVRCLAKEPAARYATVGELAKALAPFAPERARLSITRAAAVSAGPDSAVTADTVPGTGTLVMTETPQKPAQGSNTAAAWSETRSPVEQAGEPDQRRRPFIIGAVALAVVAGVSVALLRPGGTVPPAGSGAPTDGVPAAAVSPSPSLPAAPPTEVATPASALVPSPSAEPRASTAKPASPAAKPLAKAPTKAAPGPGAEPVKPPSPTPNATTPGKPKAPLGMELQE from the coding sequence ATGAGCGGCGACGCCGATCCCCAGCCCAGCATCGCGGCGCCGGTACGGCCGGGCGATGTGCTCGCCAAGAAGTACCGCATCACGCGCGTGCTCGGCGCTGGCGGCATGGGCGTCGTGGTCGCAGCCGAAGACGTCGAGCTCGATCGCGCCGTGGCTGTGAAGTTTCTCTCTCCGGAGGGCGCGGCGAACCCGAACATCGTGGCGCGCTTCAAGCGAGAGGCCCGCGCCGCGGTGAAGATCACGAGCGAGCACGTGGCCAAGGTGATCGAGGTCGGGCAGCTCGACGGCGGCGAGCCGTACATCGTAATGGAGCTGCTCGAGGGTTCCGATCTGGCCGACCGCGTCGCCGCGGGCCCGCTGCCTGTCGAAGACGCGCTCGACTACGTGCTCCAGGCCTGCGAGGCCATCGCGGAGGCGCACTCGAAGGGCATCGTCCACCGCGACCTGAAGCCGGCGAATCTCTTCCTCACCAAGCGCGCCGACGGCTCGCCCTGCGTCAAGGTGCTCGATTTCGGCATTTCCAGCATGAGCGGGCCGAACGCTCCGGACCACGCGCTCACACGCACCGGCGCCATCATGGGCTCTCCGTTCTACATGTCGCCGGAGCAGGCGAAGTCCGCCCGCACTGCCGACGGCAGGAGCGACATCTGGTCGCTCGGCGCGGTGCTGTTCGAGCTGCTCGCCGGAAGGCCGCCGTTCCTCGGCGAGACCATGGGCGAGCTCATCGCCGCCATCCTGACCGAAGAGCCGAAGCCCCTCCGCGCGCTGCGACCCGACGCGCCTGAAGGCCTCGAGGCGGTCGTCGTACGTTGTCTCGCCAAGGAGCCGGCCGCGCGCTACGCGACCGTGGGCGAGCTGGCCAAGGCGCTCGCTCCGTTCGCGCCCGAGCGGGCGCGCCTCTCGATTACCCGGGCAGCCGCCGTCTCCGCGGGGCCGGACAGCGCCGTGACCGCGGACACCGTGCCGGGCACCGGGACGCTGGTGATGACCGAGACTCCGCAGAAGCCTGCGCAGGGCAGCAACACCGCTGCCGCTTGGTCGGAGACGCGATCGCCGGTCGAGCAGGCTGGCGAGCCCGACCAGCGCAGGCGACCGTTCATCATTGGCGCGGTGGCGCTCGCCGTCGTCGCGGGTGTCTCCGTCGCACTGCTGCGCCCTGGAGGCACCGTGCCGCCGGCTGGGTCGGGCGCCCCGACCGACGGCGTCCCGGCCGCAGCAGTCAGCCCATCGCCGTCCTTGCCGGCGGCGCCGCCCACCGAGGTCGCGACCCCGGCGAGCGCGCTCGTTCCGTCACCGAGCGCCGAGCCCCGAGCGTCCACCGCCAAGCCCGCCTCACCCGCCGCCAAGCCGCTCGCCAAAGCTCCCACCAAGGCCGCCCCAGGTCCCGGCGCCGAGCCCGTGAAGCCGCCGTCCCCCACCCCCAACGCCACGACGCCCGGGAAGCCCAAGGCGCCGCTGGGCATGGAACTCCAAGAATGA
- a CDS encoding DNA-3-methyladenine glycosylase 2 family protein, translating into MLPRVGQTRLIHPELPVDLDLTLGLFVRGRHDRCTRRDATGAWWRALRTPEGPATLRLSRDGAAVRAESWGPGSDWALESAPELVGASDRLDGFAPVGLVAELARRLPGLRVPRARTVFQCLLLPILEQKVTGSEAWQSYTALQRALGEPAPGPLELLLPPDPKAVATLPSFEYRALGIEGKRADTLVAAAKRARRLEELPAMELPAAHQRLRAIAGIGPWTSAEVARVALGDADAVSIGDYNLPSLVAYNLLGEERADDARLLELLEPFAGHRGRVCLLLMLGGRSVPRRGPRLAARPFARERRGAGRRPAS; encoded by the coding sequence ATGCTGCCGCGGGTGGGCCAAACGCGGCTGATCCACCCCGAGCTGCCGGTCGATCTCGATCTGACCCTGGGGCTCTTCGTCCGCGGTCGCCACGATCGCTGCACGCGGCGCGACGCCACGGGGGCGTGGTGGCGTGCGCTGCGCACGCCGGAGGGCCCCGCGACGCTGCGGCTCTCCCGCGACGGCGCGGCGGTGCGCGCCGAGAGTTGGGGACCGGGGAGCGACTGGGCGCTGGAGAGCGCGCCGGAGCTGGTGGGAGCCAGCGATCGGCTCGACGGCTTCGCGCCCGTCGGCTTGGTCGCCGAGCTGGCGCGGCGCTTGCCCGGGCTCAGGGTGCCGCGCGCGCGCACGGTGTTCCAGTGTCTGCTCCTGCCCATCCTGGAGCAGAAGGTGACGGGCAGCGAAGCCTGGCAGAGCTACACGGCGCTTCAGCGCGCGCTGGGTGAGCCGGCGCCCGGACCTTTGGAGCTGCTCCTGCCGCCCGACCCGAAGGCCGTCGCCACGTTGCCGTCGTTCGAGTACCGCGCTCTCGGAATCGAGGGCAAGCGCGCCGACACGCTGGTCGCCGCGGCGAAGCGCGCGCGGCGGTTGGAGGAGCTGCCGGCGATGGAGCTCCCCGCCGCCCACCAGCGCCTTCGGGCCATCGCCGGCATCGGCCCCTGGACGAGCGCCGAGGTGGCGCGCGTCGCCCTGGGCGACGCCGACGCGGTCTCGATCGGCGACTACAACCTGCCGAGCTTGGTCGCCTACAACCTGCTCGGAGAGGAGCGGGCCGACGACGCGCGGCTGCTCGAGCTGCTCGAGCCGTTCGCGGGTCACCGCGGTCGCGTCTGCCTCCTGCTCATGCTCGGCGGGCGCAGCGTGCCCAGGCGCGGGCCGCGCTTGGCGGCGCGACCCTTCGCCCGCGAGCGGCGAGGGGCTGGCCGGAGGCCCGCGAGCTGA
- a CDS encoding mechanosensitive ion channel, producing MGWLTDILAEAQSAGTLWLFVIVVLNAALGRPKQTGRRIVVAPLVLFGLHLVLLPVAGFFRGRGLSAPGYTESRLPLLIFAALTAVTAVGSLLFTVVFPRLRISVPRILQDVLIGAAAVIGVFTVASRTGINLSGLIATSAVLTAVIGLSLQDTLGNILSGLALQTDDSVHVGDWIKIGDVSGRVVEIRWRYTAIETRNWETVIFPNSQLVKGQVMVLGRRQGQPVQWRRWVWFNVDYRFPPSDVIAAVTDALRSAPFDNVAAEPPPNCILMDFHESYGRYAVRYWLTDLAADDPTDSAVRTRVYFALKRADLPLSIPAHAIFMTEQTAERREEKSSAELERRLQMLSRIALFSKLSSEEREALAGALLYAPFAAGETMTKQGADAHWLYIIASGETSVRVKIEGEGEKEVARLRAGDFFGERSLLTGEPRSATVVAVTSVECWRLDKSAFQELMNRRPEIAEEAAEVLAVRQTELLRVRENLSAEAASRRTAEAKTDLVDKIRRFFRVDSESLPPGSKKG from the coding sequence ATGGGCTGGCTGACCGACATCCTCGCCGAAGCCCAGAGCGCTGGCACGCTCTGGCTGTTCGTGATCGTCGTGCTGAACGCGGCGCTGGGGCGGCCGAAGCAGACCGGTCGCCGCATCGTCGTCGCGCCGCTCGTGCTCTTCGGCCTGCACCTGGTGCTCTTGCCGGTGGCCGGCTTCTTCCGCGGGCGCGGGCTCTCGGCGCCGGGCTACACCGAGAGTCGGCTGCCGCTCCTGATCTTCGCGGCGCTGACGGCCGTGACAGCGGTCGGTTCGCTGCTCTTCACCGTGGTCTTCCCGCGGCTGCGCATCAGCGTGCCTCGCATTCTGCAAGACGTGCTGATCGGCGCCGCCGCCGTCATCGGGGTGTTCACCGTCGCCTCCCGCACCGGCATCAACCTCTCGGGCCTAATCGCCACGAGCGCCGTGCTCACGGCGGTCATCGGTCTGTCGCTTCAGGACACCCTCGGCAACATCCTGAGCGGGCTCGCCCTCCAGACGGACGACAGCGTGCACGTGGGCGACTGGATCAAGATCGGGGACGTGTCGGGTCGCGTAGTTGAGATCCGCTGGCGTTACACCGCCATCGAGACCCGCAACTGGGAGACGGTGATCTTCCCGAACTCGCAGCTGGTGAAGGGCCAGGTCATGGTGCTGGGGCGGCGCCAGGGTCAACCCGTGCAGTGGCGGCGCTGGGTGTGGTTCAACGTGGACTATCGCTTCCCGCCGTCGGACGTCATCGCCGCGGTGACGGACGCGCTGCGCTCGGCGCCCTTCGACAACGTCGCTGCCGAGCCGCCGCCGAACTGCATCCTGATGGACTTCCACGAGAGCTACGGCCGCTACGCCGTGCGCTACTGGCTCACCGACCTGGCCGCGGACGACCCCACGGACAGCGCGGTGAGGACGCGGGTGTACTTCGCGCTGAAGCGCGCGGATCTGCCGCTGTCGATCCCCGCCCACGCCATCTTCATGACGGAGCAGACGGCGGAGCGGCGCGAGGAGAAGTCGAGCGCGGAGCTGGAGCGAAGGCTCCAGATGCTGTCGCGCATCGCGTTGTTCTCCAAGCTGTCGAGCGAAGAGCGCGAGGCGCTGGCCGGGGCGCTGCTCTACGCGCCCTTCGCCGCCGGCGAGACCATGACCAAGCAAGGCGCCGACGCGCACTGGCTGTACATCATTGCGAGCGGCGAGACGAGCGTGCGGGTGAAGATCGAGGGCGAGGGCGAGAAGGAGGTCGCCCGGCTGCGCGCCGGCGACTTCTTCGGGGAACGCTCGCTCCTCACCGGCGAGCCGCGTTCGGCCACGGTCGTGGCGGTCACTTCGGTCGAGTGCTGGCGGCTCGACAAGTCGGCTTTCCAGGAGCTGATGAACCGCCGCCCCGAGATCGCCGAAGAAGCAGCGGAGGTGCTGGCAGTGCGCCAGACGGAGCTCCTGCGCGTGCGCGAGAACCTGAGCGCCGAAGCGGCCTCGCGCCGCACGGCCGAGGCCAAGACGGATCTGGTGGACAAGATCCGCCGCTTCTTCCGCGTGGACAGCGAGTCGCTTCCGCCGGGGTCGAAGAAGGGCTGA